The Klebsiella aerogenes KCTC 2190 region GCGGCCAGAGCCCGGGGGTACAGGGGGCGGCGGCGACTGGCCGCCCCCTGTGCGCTCCCTGCGCCATGAGGGGCATAACGCAGAAGAAATATCGGAGCGCAATGTGCTCAGAATTAACACAAAGCACATGTTTTCCCCGACCAAAACCGTTGCAAACCGATAACAGTATCTACTGGCCTGTAGCCCCGGTAAGCGGTAGCGCCCCCTGGGATTTTAACCTCAGGCGAGAACCAGATCGCTCTGCGGGTGACAGGAGCAGGCCAGCACGTAGCCGTCGGCGATTTCGGCATCGGTCAGCGTCATGGTGCTGGTAACGCTATATTCGCCGGCAACCACTTTGGTTTTGCAGCAGCCGCAGACGCCAGCGCGGCAGGCGACGGTCACCGGTACCTTATTGCTCTCCAGCGCTTCCAGCAACGTGGTGCCGACCGGCGCGTAGAACGTTTTCGCCGGCTGCAGCTTGGTGAATTTCAATCCGTCGGTAGCGGCTTCCGCCACCGGGGTAAAGAACTTCTCTTTAAAGAAACGCGTCACGCCAAGCGCCGTCACTTCCTGTTCGACCATCTCCATATAAGGCGCCGGGCCGCAGGTCATTACGGTACGGTTGGCTAAATCCGGCACGCTTTGCAATAGTTCGCGGGTGAGGCGACCGGCGACGAAGCCCGGCGTCGCGTCGTGTTCCGCCACCAGCGTGACCGGGTATTGACGCCACTCTTCGGCGAAAATGACATCCTGCGGCGAACGCACGTTAAAGATAACCTGCACATCTGCCTGCGGACGATACTTCGCTAACCAGCGGCGCATCGACATAATCGGCGTCACGCCGCAGCCGGCGGCCAGCATCAGAAAACGATCGCTTGTTTTATCTTCACAGGTAAACTCGCCCATCGCATCCGACAGCCAGATATAGTCGCCGCGTTTCACATCGCGGGTTAACCACTGTGAGCCTGCGCCATCATCAATACGACGAACGGTCAGCGTAATGTATTCACTGACCCCCGGCGTTGAGGAGAGGGTGTAGGCACGCAGCGTATCCGCCGAATGGCGCACGCTGACCAGCGCGTACTGCCCGGCGCGATAGGGATAGTAGTCGTGGCACAGCAACGAAATGGTCCACACATCAGGCGTTTCCTGCTGAATATGATGAACCTGCATCCGCCACGGGCACTGATCGGTTGGCATTGTCATGCGGTGACTCCTTATGCGCTCAGCAACTGCTGCATATCTTGTTCTACGGTGGTGACGGAACGCAGACCAAATTTCTCGTTGAGGATAGCCAGCAGGTCCGGGGTGAAGAAGCCTGGCGCGGTCGGACCGGTGACTATGTTTTTCACCCCCAGCGACAGCAGCGTCAGCAGGATGACGATGGCTTTTTGTTCGAACCAGGAGAGCACCAACGACAGCGGCAGATCGTTTACGCCGCAGCCCAGTTTTTCCGCCAGCGTTACCGCGAGAATAATCGCCGAGTAGGCATCGTTACACTGACCGGCATCGACCAGACGCGGCAGGCCTTCGATATCGCCGAAATCCAGTTTGTTGAAGCGGTATTTACCGCACGCGAGGGTCAAAATCAGGCAGTCGTCTGGTACGCTGGTAGCGAAATCGGTGAAGTAGTTACGTTCGCCGCGCGCGCCGTCGCAGCCGCCGACGAGGAAGATGTGACGCAGTTTTTCACGGCTAACCAGATCAATCAGCGTATCCGCCGCGCCGAGCAGCGTCTGGCGACCGAAGCCGACGGTGATCAGATGCGGGATTTCGCTGTACGGGAAGCCGGCCATTTGCTGCGCCTGGGTGATAACCGGGGAGAAATCTTCGCCTTCCAGATGATTGACGCCCGGCCAGCCGACGATGCTGCGGGTCCAGATGCGGTCGTCGTAGGCGCCGACGGTTGGGTCGATGATGCAGTTCGAGGTCATTACGATGGGGCCCGGGAAGCGGGCGAATTCAACCTGCTGGTTTTGCCAACCGCTGCCGTAGTTGCCAATCAGGTGTTTGAACTTACGCAGCTCCGGATAACCGTGCGCCGGCAACATTTCACCGTGGGTATAGACGTTAACGCCGGTGCCTTCAGTCTGCTCCAGCAGGTTATAGAGATCTTTCAGGTCGTGTCCGGAGATCAGGATGCACTTACCTTCGGTGGCTTTAACGTTGACCTGAGTCGGCGTTGGGTGACCATATTTCGTGGTTTCACCGGCGTCGAGGATACTCATCACTTTGAAGTTCATCTGGCCGATTTCCATCGAACACTCCAGCAGAGCATTCATATCGGCAGGCCAGGTACCCAGCCACGCCATGATTTTATGATACTGGGCGTAAATGTCGTTGTCGTACTGACCGAGCACGTGCGCGTGTTCCATATAGGCCGCGGCGCCTTTCAGGCCGTACAGGCACAGCAGGCGCAGGCCGAGGATATTCTCGCCGATCGCGGCCTTGTCTTTATTTGGCGTATAGTCCGCCGCCTGACGCTGCAGATCGCCGAGATCATCGCTGACCAGTTGCAGATCGGCTACCGGGCTGTCGACCGAAGCGTTGGCATCAATATTCAGGCATTGCGCTTTCAGCGCCTCGCGCATGGCGATCGCCTGACGGGCGTAACCAACGATACGCGGCGAGTCGAAGTTCACGTTGGTCAAAGTAGAGAAGAATGCGCGCGGGGCAAAATTATCCACCTCATGATCGATGATGCCATATTCACGCGCTTTAACGGCCCATGCGGACAGACCCTGCAAAGAAGCAATCAACAGATCCTGCAAATCAGAGGTCTCAGCGGTTTTACCGCACATACCCTGCGCGTAAGAACAGCCATTTCCTGCCGGCGTACGGATAGTTTGTTCACATTGCACACAAAACATGATCACACCTTTTAAAGTTATATTTTAGATACATGTTTAAGATTATGCCTGTGGCTGTACGGAGAAAAGGTATTTCTGACACAACTTAAAGGGAGATTGATTTAGCGCAATTTTGGCGGTAGGGAATCTACCGCCACGGGGGATCAGGCTGAGAAGAACGCCATCAGTACCGGCACCAGCAGACTAAGGATAAAACCGTGTACGATAGCTGCAGGAACGATTTCTACGCCGCCTGAGCGCTGTAGCACCGGTAGAGTAAAGTCCATTGAGGTTGCGCCGCACAGCCCAAGCGCGGTAGAGCGGCTACGCAATACCATGCCGGGGATTAACATTATCGCCAGCAGTTCGCGGGCCAGATCGTTAAAGAATGTAGCGCTGCCAATGACCGGGCCATAGGATTCGGTCATCAGGATCCCGGAAAGGGAGTACCAGCCGAAGCCGGACGCCATCGCCAGACCGGTTTTAATGGGCAGACCAAGAATAAGGGCATTAATCACTCCGCCAAATAATGAGCTCGCCGCGACCACTACCGCGACAATCATTCCGCGGCGATTAAGCACAATTTGCCGTAATGTCATTCCATTATTACGCAGCTGAATACCGATAAGGAATAACAAGAAAATTAACGTATATTCGCTGGCTTCGGTCGCGTGTTGTAAAAATGAGAGGCCGCTTAACCCCAGCAGGAAACCAATTAGTACGACGCCAAGCAGCTGCAGCGACTCGAGAGCCATCGCCAGGCGCGAGGGTAATTTTTCCGGACGATGCTTGACCCGCCACGGCATTTTTTTATCCAGCCATAATAGTGCTGCAATATTGCACAGAATAATAACCACAATACTTACCGCAGAGTAATGCAGTATCGACAACAGATTGCTGCTGAGATTATCGAGGAAGGCAAGGCTAATCCCCATGAAAAAGAGGATCACGTAAACAATCCAGCTCAGCAGCCGGGTAATCAGTTTAAGTGCGGAAGGGTGACGCAGAGGAATCAGATAGCCGACAATCAACGGCAGCAGAATGATTAATAGTCCCGAAAACATGAACGGCAAGGTCCTTGCAAATTAAGAATAGCGCCAATGACACTACCCAATTCGCCAGGCCGAGTAAAGCTGTCGACAAAAAGAAAAAGCCCGGCATCGCCGGGCTTCTCGCGAGGATTAATCGCGTTTTTCGAGCAGGGTGCGATACAGCACGCCGCCGAGGATACCGCCGATGATTGGCATCACCCAGAACAACCACAGCTGTTGCAGCGCCCAGCCGCCCTGGAAGATAGCGACCGCGGTGCTACGTGCCGGGTTAACGGACGTATTGGTCACCGGAATGCTAATCAGGTGGATAAGGGTCAGCGCCAGGCCGATAGCGATCGGCGCAAAGCCCGCCGGGGCGTTTTTATCGGTCGCACCGTGAATAACCAGCAGGAAACCACAGGTCAGCACGATTTCGATAACGATAGCGGACAGCATGGAGTAGCCGCCTGGGGAGTGTTCGCCGAAACCGTTTGAAGCGAAGCCGCTCGCGGCAGCGTCGAAACCGGCTTTACCGCTGGCGATAACGTACAGCACGGCGGCGGCAATAATACCGCCGACAACCTGTGCGACAATATAACCAATTACGTCTTTAGCCGGGAAACGACCGCCAGCCCACAGACCTAAAGTGACCGCCGGGTTAAAGTGACCGCCGGAAATATGGCCCACGGCGAACGCCATAGTTAATACGGTTAAACCAAAGGCTAAGGCCACGCCGGCAAAACCAATTCCCAGTTCCGGGAAAGCCGCTGCCAGCACTGCGCTACCGCAGCCGCCGAATACGAGCCAGAATGTGCCAAAGCACTCTGCTGCTAATTTTCTGAACATAACCACCTCAAATAATAATGTAAACGAACACGTTATGACGTGCCGGTCTTTATTTATCGACGCAAAGAATGACGATAAAAATAAAGCGCCGCTATTTTAGGAACGAACGCCACCCTCGGACTAGTTAAATAAATTGATGTAATTTGATTTAGAGCAATGAGATGGTCTTCCTTTCACCATGCATGAATTATGCAAGTGTAGAACATAAATTTGAAAAATAAACTACTCACAATGATGAATTATTTAATTAATTAAATGAAATTAAGTGTTGTAACCTTACAAACTCTTATGCCCCAACGGGCTATGGTTCACTCTTTGCGCAAAGGATGCCATGTCGCCCCGGTCTCGCTATACTGCTGATTACTGAAGGAGAATGTGGCGCCAGGTGGAGGGGATATGCATCTTGAGCGTGTAGAGATCGTCGGATTTCGCGGTATCAACCGTTTATCGTTGATGCTTGAGCAAAACAATGTGCTAATCGGCGAGAACGCCTGGGGGAAATCCAGTCTGCTGGACGCTCTGACGCTGCTTTTATCGCCTGAGTTTGACCTGTACCATTTCGTGCGCGATGACTTCTGGTTTCCCCCCGGCGATATTCAGGGGCGGGAGCATCATCTGCATATCATTTTAACCTTCCGCGAAAATGAACCCGGGCGCCATCGCGTACGCCGTTTTCGCCCCCTTAGCGATTGCTGGGTGCCCTGTGATGACGGCTATCAGCGCATTTTCTATCGCCTTGAGGGTGAGCTGGCTGATGACGGCAGCGTGATGACTCTGCGTAGTTTTATTAACTGCCAGGGAGAGGCGCTGGAGATGCATGATATCGACGATCTGGCGCGCCACCTGGTGCGCTTAATGCCGGTATTGCGCCTGCGCGACGCCCGCTTTATGCGCCGAATTCACAACGGAACCGTGCCGCATTCGCCGCAAATTGAGATTACCGCCAGGCAACTGGATTTTCTCTCCCGCGAACTGGTCAATCATCCGCAAAATCTTACCGATGGACAAATCCGCGAAGGGCTGTCGGCGATGGTGCAACTGCTAGAACATTACTTCGCCGAGCAGAGCAGCGCGCAAAGCCGCAATCGCCTGATGCGCCGACGTTCTCATGACGAACAACGCAGCTGGCGCTATCTCGATATTATTAACCGAATGATTGATAAACCCGGCGGTCGCAGTCATCGGGTGATCTTGCTTGGGTTGTTCTCCACTTTATTGCAGGCGAAGGGAACCGTCCGACTCGATCGCGATGCGCGGCCGCTGCTGCTGATTGAGGACCCGGAAACGCGTCTGCATCCGATCATGCTCTCGGTCGCCTGGCATTTGCTGAATCTGCTGCCACTGCAGCGAGTGACCACGACCAATTCCGGCGAGCTGTTGTCGTTGACGCCGGTTGAGCAGGTGTGTCGGCTGGTGCGTGAATCGTCCCGCGTCTCGGCGTGGCGGCTCGGTCCCGGCGGGATGAATGCGGAAGATAGTCGCCGCATTGCGTTTCACATTCGCTTCAACCGCGCGTCATCGCTGTTTGCCCGTTGCTGGTTACTGGTGGAAGGCGAAACGGAAACCTGGGTTATCAACGAACTGGCGCGCCAGTGCGGGCATCATTTCGATGCTGAAGGGGTGAAGGTGATTGAATTCGCCCAATCCGGGCTCAAGCCGCTGATAAAATTCGCCCGCCGGATGGGGATTGAATGGCATGTGTTGGTAGATGGTGATGAGGCCGGTAAGAAGTATGCCGCTACGGTACGTGGGCTGCTCAACAATGATAACGAACTGGAACGAGTGCACTTAACCATGCTTCCGGCAATGGACATGGAACACTTTATGTATCGTCAGGGGTTCGACGATGTTTACCATCGCGTGGCGCAGATCCCGGAGAATATGCCGATGAACATGCGCCGGGTAATCACAAAAGCCATACATCGTTCATCGAAACCCGATCTGGCGATAGAGGTCGCAATGGAGGCCGGGCGGCGGGGAATCGACGCCGTCCCGACGTTACTGAAAAAGATGTTTTCCCGCGTGCTGTGGCTGGCGCGCGGGCGCGCTGATTAGGCCAGCGGCGAAAACCGTGCCATGTTACGCAAGACTCGCCGCAGCCGAACATCAATAAACATTAAGCATTGCTAAAATTCTGGCTTCTGTTCGCCGCTGCTTCCGTTAGAATCATCGTCCGGGCTGCGGGGAATAGATCAGGAATTTTTTATGACATTGAATGGAAAACGCAGGAAAGTCTGGTGGCTGTTGGCGTTAGTGGTAGTGATAGCGGCCATCTGGGGATGGCGCATTCTTAACGCGCCGTTGCCGCAGTATCAAACGCTGGTGGCGCGCAAAAGCGATCTGCAGCAGAGCGTTCTGGCGACGGGCAAATTAGATGCTCTGCGTAAAGTCGACGTCGGCGCCCAGGTCAGCGGCCAGTTGAAAACGCTGCGCGTCAATATTGGCGATAAAGTGCAGAAAGACCAGCTACTGGGGGTCATCGACCCGGAGCAGGCGGAAAACCAGATTAAAGAAGTCGACGCGACGCTCATGGAACTGCGCGCGCAGTTGAAACAGGCGCAGGCCGAACGCAAGCTCGCGCAAGTAACATTAGCGCGCCAGCAGCAGTTGGCGCAGCGTCAGCTGGTTTCTCGCCAGGATCTGGATACCGCCGCCACCGATGTGGCGGTGAAAGAGGCGCAAATCGGCACCATCGAAGCGCAGATCAAACGCAACCAGGCGACCCTCGACACCGCGAAAACCAACCTCGACTATACGCGTATCCTGGCGCCGATGTCCGGTGAAGTGACGCAAATCACGACCCTGCAGGGACAGACGGTGATTGCCGCCCAGCAGGCGCCAAACATTCTGACCCTGGCGGACCTCAGTACCATGCTGGTCAAAGCGCAGGTTTCGGAAGCTGACGTGATCCATCTTAAGCCGGGACAAAAAGCCTGGTTTACGGTACTCGGCGATCCTCTGACTCGTTACGAAGGTACGCTGAAGGATATTCTGCCGACGCCGGAAAAGGTCAATGATGCCATATTTTATTATGCGCGTTTTGAAGTCCCTAACCCGCAGGGGATCCTGCGTCTTGAAATGACTGCGCAGGTGCATATCCAGCTAGCGGAAGTGAAAAACGTGATTACTATTCCCCTCAGCGCGCTGGGCGACGCCATCGGCGATAACCGCTATAACGTGCGCCTGCTGCGCAACGGGGAAGTGAAAGAGCGTGAAATCGTTATTGGCGCGCGTAACGATACCGATGTGGCGGTGGCGAAAGGGCTGGAAGAGGGCGATGAGGTCATTATCAGCGAAAGCACGCCCGGAGCGACAAAATGACGGCGCTGCTTGAACTGCGTGATATTCGCCGCAGTTACCCCTCTGGCGACGGTGAAGTTGACGTGCTTAAGGGGATCACCCTTAGTATTGCCGCCGGGGAAATGGTGGCGATCGTCGGGGCTTCAGGGTCCGGGAAATCGACGCTGATGAACATCCTTGGCTGCCTTGATAAGCCCACCAGCGGCACCTATCAGGTTGCCGGGGTCGATGTGGCGCATCTGAGCGGCGATGAACTGGCCAGGCTGCGCCGCGAGCACTTCGGCTTTATTTTCCAGCGTTACCATCTGTTATCGCACCTCACGGCGGCGCAAAACGTCGAGGTCCCTGCTATTTATGCCGGCAAAGAGCGCCGGATTCGTCTTGAACGGGCGCGAGATTTACTCACCCGATTAGGTCTGGGCGAGCGAGCGGAATACTTCCCGTCGCAGCTCTCCGGCGGCCAGCAGCAGCGCGTGAGTATCGCGCGCGCCCTGATGAACGGCGGTGAGGTGATCCTCGCCGATGAACCGACCGGGGCGCTGGATAGCCGCTCAGGCGAAGAGGTTATGGCCATCCTGCATCAGCTAAAGGCGCAGGGGCATACGGTGATTATCGTCACCCACGACCCGCAGGTCGCGGCGCAGGCGGAGAGAATCATCGAGCTGCGCGACGGTGAAATTGTGCGTAACCCGCCGCCGTCATCGTCGGAGAAAGGCGGCGTGCTTCGCGCCGAAGCCCGTGGGGAACCTTCCGTCTGGCGTCAGTTCAGTAGCGGTTTTCGCGAGGCGCTGGTGATGGCCTGGCGGGCGATGGCGGCGAATAAAATGCGTACGCTGCTTACTATGCTCGGCATCATTATTGGTATCGCTTCGGTGGTCTCTATTGTGGTGGTTGGCGATGCGGCGAAACAACTGGTCTTAGCCGATATTCGCGCTATCGGCACCAATACCATCGACGTTTACCCCGGCAAAGATTTTGGCGATGACGATCCGCGTTATCAGCAGGCGTTAAAATATGATGATCTGCTGGCAATTCAAAAACAGCCGTGGGTGAGCTCTGCGACGCCGGCGGTATCGAAAAGCCTGCGCCTGCGCGCCAATAATATCGATGTGGCCGCCAGCGCCGAAGGCGTTGGCGCGCAATATTTCAATGTTTACGGTATGACGTTCAGCGAGGGAAATACGTTCAATGAGCTGCAGCTGAATAGCCGGGCGCAGGTGGTGGTGCTGGATAGCAATGCCCGCCGCCAGCTATTTCCTCACAAGGCGAAAGTGGTTGGCGAGGTGATTTTGGTCGGTAATATGCCGGCGACGATTGTCGGCGTGGCCGATGAGAAGCAATCGATGTTCGGCAGCAGCAAAATTCTTCGCGTCTGGCTACCTTACTCCACGATGGCCGGACGGGTGATGGGGCAATCGTGGCTAAACTCGATAACCGTCCGCGTGCAGGAGGGCTACGATAGCGCCACCGCTGAACAGCAGCTGGTGCGATTGCTTGAGCTCCGCCATGGCAAAAAAGATGTTTTCACCTGGAATATGGACAGTGTCTTGAAAACGGCGGAAAGGACCACACATACTTTACAGCTGTTCCTGACCCTGGTGGCGGTGATCGCGCTGGTCGTCGGCGGAATTGGGGTGATGAATATCATGCTGGTTTCAGTGACGGAACGTACCCGTGAAATCGGCATCAGAATGGCGGTTGGCGCCCGGGCCAGGGATGTTCTGCAGCAGTTTCTTATTGAAGCGGTGCTGGTTTGTCTGGTGGGCGGCGCCATCGGCGTGAGTTTATCGTTGATGATTGCGTTCATTTTGCAACTGTTCTTACCCGGTTGGGAAATCGGTTTTTCGCCGCTGGCGCTATTGACCGCATTTTTATGTTCGACGTTGACCGGGGTGCTGTTTGGCTGGTTGCCGGCGCGTAATGCCGCGCGATTAGATCCTGTGGATGCGTTGGCACGAGAGTAAGGTGATAAAAATGCCAGTCAGAAGGACTGGCATTTTATTAGCAGGATGTACACAATGAAGCAAAAGAGTTATGCAGCCGTTTCTGCTTCCACAGGAACAATCACGCTGGCGTGATTGCCTTTCGGCCCCTGGTGAACATCAAACCGAACGGATTGCCCGGCTTTTAGCGTTCTGTAACCATCCATCTGGATGGTGGAGTAATGGGCGAAAATGTCTTCGCCGCCGCCCTCAGGGCAAATGAAACCGAACCCTTTGGCATTGTTGAACCACTTAACAGTACCCATTTCCATACTTCGACATCCTTCGTAAATCTTTATAAGTAAGATGGAATGAACCGGTAGGGAGTCACGAGTTGTACAATTGCTCGCCAACTCTCGCCAGTACAATTTAGAGAAATACGGAAATGCGTCAAGCAATTGACGAGGGTGGACGGTGAAAAATGCGTCAAAATTTGAAGCAGTTAACGCTATTGCTGGGGAATGTGACAGGCGTCGCGGATGGAAGCAATAGATGATAGTTATCTATGATCTATTGTAGATTTGTAACGTGCATAACCTCAGATCATCGACAGGCCGCGGCCTGTTGGCAACAGCAACCGATGACGAACATTGACGATGAGTAAGAGAGATTGGCTGGACTTCGATCAACTGGTAGAAGATGAAGTTCGTGATGCGCTTAAACCACCATCTATGTATAAAGTGATATTAGTCAATGATGACTACACTCCAATGGAGTTTGTTATTGACGTGTTACAAAAATTCTTTTCTTATGATGTAGAACGTGCAACGCAACTGATGCTCACGGTTCACTATGAAGGTAAGGCGATTTGCGGCGTTTTTACCGCCGAAGTTGCGGAAACCAAAGTCGCTATGGTGAACCAGTATGCCAAGGAGAACGAGCATCCATTGCTGTGTACGCTAGAGAAAGCCTGATTACAGGCATGAAAATTGGGGGAGGTGCCTATGCTCAATCAAGAACTGGAACTCAGTTTAAACATGGCTTTCGCCAGAGCGCGCGAGCACCGTCATGAATTTATGACCGTCGAGCACTTGTTGCTGGCTTTGCTCAGCAACCCCTCGGCACGCGAAGCGCTGGAAGCCTGTTCCGTGGACCTGGTCGCTTTGCGTCAGGAACTTGAAGCCTTCATCGAACAGACCACTCCCGTCCTTCCGGCTACGGAAGAAGAGCGAGACACCCAGCCGACGCTAAGCTTTCAGCGCGTGCTGCAGCGTGCGGTTTTCCACGTCCAATCCTCCGGTCGCAGCGAAGTGACCGGCGCTAACGTACTGGTCGCGATTTTCAGCGAGCAGGAGTCGCAGGCCGCCTATCTGCTGCGTAAACATGAAGTCAGCCGCCTTGATGTGGTGAATTTCATTTCTCACGGCACGCGCAAAGACGAGCCCAGCCAGCCTTCGGAAAACAATGCGAGTCAGCCGGGTAACGAAGAGCAAGCAGGCGGGGAGGATCGTATGGAAAACTTCACCACCAATCTCAACCAGCTTGCGCGCGTAGGCGGTATCGATCCGCTGATTGGCCGTGATAAAGAGCTGGAGCGTGCTATTCAGGTATTGTGCCGCCGCCGTAAGAACAACCCGCTGCTGGTGGGAGAATCCGGCGTCGGCAAGACCGCGATTGCGGAAGGGCTCGCCTGGCGTATCGTCCAGGGCGACGTGCCGGAAGTGATGGCGGATTGCACTATTTACTCGCTGGATATCGGTTCGCTGCTGGCAGGAACCAAATATCGCGGCGATTTTGAAAAACGCTTTAAAGCGCTGCTGAAACAGCTTGAGCAGGATACCAATAGCATCCTGTTTATCGATGAGATCCATACCATCATCGGCGCAGGGGCGGCCTCCGGCGGCCAGGTTGATGCGGCTAACCTGATTAAACCGCTGCTTTCCGGCGGCAAGATCAGGGTGATTGGCTCCACGACCTACCAGGAGTTCAGCAACATCTTCGAAAAAGATCGTGCCTTAGCGCGTCGTTTCCAGAAAATCGACGTGACCGAGCCTTCTGTCGAAGAGACGGTGCAGATCATCAACGGCCTGAAACCGAAGTATGAAGCGCACCACGATGTGCGTTATACCGCCAAAGCGGTGCGTGCGGCGGTCGAGCTGGCGGTGAAATACATCAACGATCGCCATCTGCCGGATAAGGCGATTGACGTGATCGACGAAGCGGGCGCGCGGGCGCGGTTGATGCCGGTCAGCAAGCGTAAGAAAACGGTCAATGTGGCGGATATCGAATCCGTGGTTGCGCGCATCGCGCGTATTCCGGAGAAGAGCGTCTCCCGCAGCGATCGCGATACGCTGAAAAACCTTGGCGACCGCCTGAAAATGCTGGTCTTTGGTCAGGATAAAGCGATTGAAGCGCTTACCGAAGCCATCAAAATGGCGCGTGCCGGG contains the following coding sequences:
- the hcr gene encoding NADH oxidoreductase, which codes for MTMPTDQCPWRMQVHHIQQETPDVWTISLLCHDYYPYRAGQYALVSVRHSADTLRAYTLSSTPGVSEYITLTVRRIDDGAGSQWLTRDVKRGDYIWLSDAMGEFTCEDKTSDRFLMLAAGCGVTPIMSMRRWLAKYRPQADVQVIFNVRSPQDVIFAEEWRQYPVTLVAEHDATPGFVAGRLTRELLQSVPDLANRTVMTCGPAPYMEMVEQEVTALGVTRFFKEKFFTPVAEAATDGLKFTKLQPAKTFYAPVGTTLLEALESNKVPVTVACRAGVCGCCKTKVVAGEYSVTSTMTLTDAEIADGYVLACSCHPQSDLVLA
- the hcp gene encoding hydroxylamine reductase, whose product is MFCVQCEQTIRTPAGNGCSYAQGMCGKTAETSDLQDLLIASLQGLSAWAVKAREYGIIDHEVDNFAPRAFFSTLTNVNFDSPRIVGYARQAIAMREALKAQCLNIDANASVDSPVADLQLVSDDLGDLQRQAADYTPNKDKAAIGENILGLRLLCLYGLKGAAAYMEHAHVLGQYDNDIYAQYHKIMAWLGTWPADMNALLECSMEIGQMNFKVMSILDAGETTKYGHPTPTQVNVKATEGKCILISGHDLKDLYNLLEQTEGTGVNVYTHGEMLPAHGYPELRKFKHLIGNYGSGWQNQQVEFARFPGPIVMTSNCIIDPTVGAYDDRIWTRSIVGWPGVNHLEGEDFSPVITQAQQMAGFPYSEIPHLITVGFGRQTLLGAADTLIDLVSREKLRHIFLVGGCDGARGERNYFTDFATSVPDDCLILTLACGKYRFNKLDFGDIEGLPRLVDAGQCNDAYSAIILAVTLAEKLGCGVNDLPLSLVLSWFEQKAIVILLTLLSLGVKNIVTGPTAPGFFTPDLLAILNEKFGLRSVTTVEQDMQQLLSA
- a CDS encoding lysine exporter LysO family protein, which translates into the protein MFSGLLIILLPLIVGYLIPLRHPSALKLITRLLSWIVYVILFFMGISLAFLDNLSSNLLSILHYSAVSIVVIILCNIAALLWLDKKMPWRVKHRPEKLPSRLAMALESLQLLGVVLIGFLLGLSGLSFLQHATEASEYTLIFLLFLIGIQLRNNGMTLRQIVLNRRGMIVAVVVAASSLFGGVINALILGLPIKTGLAMASGFGWYSLSGILMTESYGPVIGSATFFNDLARELLAIMLIPGMVLRSRSTALGLCGATSMDFTLPVLQRSGGVEIVPAAIVHGFILSLLVPVLMAFFSA
- the aqpZ gene encoding aquaporin Z — encoded protein: MFRKLAAECFGTFWLVFGGCGSAVLAAAFPELGIGFAGVALAFGLTVLTMAFAVGHISGGHFNPAVTLGLWAGGRFPAKDVIGYIVAQVVGGIIAAAVLYVIASGKAGFDAAASGFASNGFGEHSPGGYSMLSAIVIEIVLTCGFLLVIHGATDKNAPAGFAPIAIGLALTLIHLISIPVTNTSVNPARSTAVAIFQGGWALQQLWLFWVMPIIGGILGGVLYRTLLEKRD
- a CDS encoding ATP-dependent endonuclease: MHLERVEIVGFRGINRLSLMLEQNNVLIGENAWGKSSLLDALTLLLSPEFDLYHFVRDDFWFPPGDIQGREHHLHIILTFRENEPGRHRVRRFRPLSDCWVPCDDGYQRIFYRLEGELADDGSVMTLRSFINCQGEALEMHDIDDLARHLVRLMPVLRLRDARFMRRIHNGTVPHSPQIEITARQLDFLSRELVNHPQNLTDGQIREGLSAMVQLLEHYFAEQSSAQSRNRLMRRRSHDEQRSWRYLDIINRMIDKPGGRSHRVILLGLFSTLLQAKGTVRLDRDARPLLLIEDPETRLHPIMLSVAWHLLNLLPLQRVTTTNSGELLSLTPVEQVCRLVRESSRVSAWRLGPGGMNAEDSRRIAFHIRFNRASSLFARCWLLVEGETETWVINELARQCGHHFDAEGVKVIEFAQSGLKPLIKFARRMGIEWHVLVDGDEAGKKYAATVRGLLNNDNELERVHLTMLPAMDMEHFMYRQGFDDVYHRVAQIPENMPMNMRRVITKAIHRSSKPDLAIEVAMEAGRRGIDAVPTLLKKMFSRVLWLARGRAD
- the macA gene encoding macrolide transporter subunit MacA, encoding MTLNGKRRKVWWLLALVVVIAAIWGWRILNAPLPQYQTLVARKSDLQQSVLATGKLDALRKVDVGAQVSGQLKTLRVNIGDKVQKDQLLGVIDPEQAENQIKEVDATLMELRAQLKQAQAERKLAQVTLARQQQLAQRQLVSRQDLDTAATDVAVKEAQIGTIEAQIKRNQATLDTAKTNLDYTRILAPMSGEVTQITTLQGQTVIAAQQAPNILTLADLSTMLVKAQVSEADVIHLKPGQKAWFTVLGDPLTRYEGTLKDILPTPEKVNDAIFYYARFEVPNPQGILRLEMTAQVHIQLAEVKNVITIPLSALGDAIGDNRYNVRLLRNGEVKEREIVIGARNDTDVAVAKGLEEGDEVIISESTPGATK
- the macB gene encoding macrolide ABC transporter ATP-binding protein/permease MacB, whose amino-acid sequence is MTALLELRDIRRSYPSGDGEVDVLKGITLSIAAGEMVAIVGASGSGKSTLMNILGCLDKPTSGTYQVAGVDVAHLSGDELARLRREHFGFIFQRYHLLSHLTAAQNVEVPAIYAGKERRIRLERARDLLTRLGLGERAEYFPSQLSGGQQQRVSIARALMNGGEVILADEPTGALDSRSGEEVMAILHQLKAQGHTVIIVTHDPQVAAQAERIIELRDGEIVRNPPPSSSEKGGVLRAEARGEPSVWRQFSSGFREALVMAWRAMAANKMRTLLTMLGIIIGIASVVSIVVVGDAAKQLVLADIRAIGTNTIDVYPGKDFGDDDPRYQQALKYDDLLAIQKQPWVSSATPAVSKSLRLRANNIDVAASAEGVGAQYFNVYGMTFSEGNTFNELQLNSRAQVVVLDSNARRQLFPHKAKVVGEVILVGNMPATIVGVADEKQSMFGSSKILRVWLPYSTMAGRVMGQSWLNSITVRVQEGYDSATAEQQLVRLLELRHGKKDVFTWNMDSVLKTAERTTHTLQLFLTLVAVIALVVGGIGVMNIMLVSVTERTREIGIRMAVGARARDVLQQFLIEAVLVCLVGGAIGVSLSLMIAFILQLFLPGWEIGFSPLALLTAFLCSTLTGVLFGWLPARNAARLDPVDALARE
- the cspD gene encoding cold shock-like protein CspD, giving the protein MEMGTVKWFNNAKGFGFICPEGGGEDIFAHYSTIQMDGYRTLKAGQSVRFDVHQGPKGNHASVIVPVEAETAA